Genomic segment of Lentisphaera araneosa HTCC2155:
GAGCTACACGCGCAATCTTTTCCGCATCTCTTTCATCGCATTTATTTGTGTCAGCCCAAATCATTCGTAGTTTGCGGGCATTGGCTATAATGACATGAAAACCCATATCCTTAAGCTTCGTAGAAATCCATAGTGAACTGGCACCAACCTCCATTGCGACGCGCACCTTTGAGCAAGCTTTATATTGTTCAAAATACTCTTCTAAGCAGACAATATTATTTTCAATTTTTGTTTGATCAATTTTCTCTCCAGCGGAATTCAAAACACAAATATCATGTTTTTTGTTTCCAAGATCAATTCCTATTGTGATTTCAGGTACTTCGATAGTAATTTTAGACATGGCAGTTCTCCGTTAGTTTTTTCGTTAACTTAACTAATATCAGGCAAGGTCTGCTAGCAAGTGGACTTTGCCGAGGGCTGCCTTCTCATACTATCGGAATTATGCTATGTGCCTTCGGCACGATTTCATATACAATCCAATTTTATGCGCTTGAGGGGGCATGCTGAAGAGGGCTTATATATGTTTAAAATGATGCGATGCTTGGTGCGACCCGTTCCATGCGGATATTACATTCTCTCTACCAAACCTATTATTATATTTAAGAGGGTTGATTACTTTATAGAGATTATGTGGATTTATATGAGTGCACAATTAACGAGGCATTATGATTTATGCGCCGTGCCTTCAGCACGGAATGAGGGCGAAAACCCAAGTCCTATGGTTGAAACCATAGGCAGAATTATGCGAGGTACCTCGGTACGCTTTCTTTCATGGTTCAAAAAATATTGATCTATTATCATACATAAAATTATTATTTATTCATACTTTTTGCCGAAATAGCACAAGAATATATTCTGAAAGGAGAAGAATGTAATGTATACTTTCAATGAATGAAATTAATTACTGATTTCTTGTCACAATTTCAATTTAGCGGGCAAGTAATACAAGTATTAAATAAGAAATTTTATAAGGGAACAAATGAAAAGATTAATTTTAAGTAGCTTATTTATCTTTACTTCAATCCAAGCTAAAGAAATAAATTTTAATCAGGATATACGGCCGATTTTATCGGATCGCTGTTTCCATTGTCATGGTCCAGATAAACATGATCGCAAGAAAAAATTAAGGCTCGACATAGCAGAAGGCGATGATGGCGCCTACCGAGTACGCCGCGGAAGATTTGGTATTGTCCCAGGTGATTTAGAAAAGAGTACCGTTTGGCAGCGTATTATCACTGATGATGAAGACGATATCATGCCGCCCTTGGACTCTCATAAGAAGCAATTGACGGTTAAAGAAAAAGCACTCATTAAGCAATGGATTGAAGAGGGCGCTAAATACGAAGGTTTCTGGGCTTTTGAAGAGCCAAAGAAATCATCTTTGCCAAAAGAGACACCTTGGAGTAATCATCCCGTAGATTTATATGCTTTAGATAAAATGAAGCAGGAACAATTACAGCCCAATCAAGAAGCTGATAAAAGAACTCTCATTCGTCGTGTCAGTTTTGATTTAACGGGTTTGCCACCGACAAATGAAGAAATTCATACTTTCATTAATGATAAGAGTCCCAAGGCCTACGAAAACTTAGTTGATCGTTTATTGCGTAAACCGCAATACGGTGAACACATGAGCAAGTATTGGTTGGATTTAGTGCGTTTTGCCGATACTAACGGACGCCATCACGATCACTACCGCGATATGACTCCCTACCGCGACTGGGTTATTAAGTCATTTAACAAGAACCTTAATTACGCAGATTTTATGCGTTATCAGGTCGCAGGTGATCTTTATGAGAATCCAACAGAAGATCAGCTCGTGGCTTCGGGCTTTAATCGACTCCACCTCATCATTGATCAGGGGACTGCACCACCCGAGGAGAGTTACACGCGTAACGTGATTGATCGTGTGACGGCAGTGGGGACTGCTTTCATGGGACTAACCGTGCAATGCGCGCTTTGTCACGATCACAAATACGACCCCATCAGTCAAAAAGACTTTTTTGCGCTTTTCGCTTTCTTCAACAATTTTGATGGTGGACCGGAGACAGGCGGTAGAAAAGGGACTGACTTTAAACAGGGGTTACAGAAGCCTTATATTCGCTTAGGTGAAGAGCTTGCCAGAAAAGAAGTCAATCCCACATGGATTTGGAAAAAAGGAAAAGTCACTACAGAAAAAGCCAATTTTAAAAAGTCTTTTACACTGGAGAAAAAGCCTAGTCAAGCATTCTTGCAAGCAACATGTGATAATAGCTTCACAATCAAAATTAACGGTAAGCACCTGGGTCAGTCAAAGGAATGGCATAAGCCCCTCAAGAAAGATGTCGCGAAATTCCTCAAGCTAGGTGAAAATCTCATTGAAGTCGAAGCTTCCAATATAGGTAATGCCGGTGGCTTTGTGGCATACCTCAAGGCTGGCGATGTGGATATTCTAAGTGATGCATCTTGGCAAGCCCAAGTACCGGGTCAAGAATGGCACGCTGCAGTGGAATTAAAAAAGCATGGTTCTGAACCATGGAAGCAGGTTTTAGATATTAAAGGCGAAGATAACCGACGCGGAGCCATGGTGATGAAAGAGCGCAAAGACATAAAGCCAGCTCATATTCTCATCCGTGGTGAGTATGATAATCTAGGTGAAGTTGTGGAACGCAATACACCTGAGTTCTTACCTCCATTAAAGAAAGAAGGCGAGGTCGCCAGCCGTATGGATTTAGCCAATTGGTTGGTGAATGATCATCCACTAACGGGACGTATTGCGGTTAATCGTTTTTGGCAGCAGCTCTTTGGAGTGGGTTTAGTGAAAACTTCAGAAGATTTTGGGGCTCAAGGTGAAGTTCCGAGTCATCCAGAATTATTGGATTATTTGACGGTCTATTTCCAAGAATCGAATTGGGATGTAAAGAAAATCATGAAGTTCATGGTGATGTCAAAAACCTACCGCCAATCCTCCAAAGCAAAAGAGAAATCTTATACGGAAGATCCAGAAAATAGATTATTAGCTCGTGGGTCGAGGTACCGTATGGATTCCGAGATGATTCGCGATCAAATCTTAGCTCACAGTGGCTTGTTGTCCGATAAAATGTATGGCAAGAGCGTGAAGCCACCACAACCTGATGGTATGTGGAAAGCTGTAACTATGCCTTATTCTTACCCAAAAATTTATGAAGCTGATAGCGGCGAGGCTATATATCGCCGCAGTGTTTACACTTTCTGGAAGCGTGGCATGCCACCGCCCCAGATGAGCATCCTCAATGCTCCGGAGCGCGAAGCCTGTATTGCGCGTCGCGAACGGACCAATACTCCACTGCAGGCTTTACTGCTAATGAACGAACCCGAGTTCCTCAAGGCTCAAGGTCACGTAGCTCGCCAAGTTGTCGCCAAGAAAAGTTTAAATGACGCCCAAAAGCTCAGCTATGTTTACGAGAAATTGACATCTAGGGATATTAACAAAAAACAAGTTGGTCAATTAAAAACTCTACTGGAGCAATTACGTGATCACTACGCAAAAAATCCGTCAGACACCAAAGAACTTGCGAACTTATTAGAGCTCAAAAATAATCAGGCTGAGCTCGCAGCTTGGACCTTGTTGGTCAATTCGATTTACAATTTAGATATCATGAAGACAAGGGAGTAGGCTATGTTATCCAGAAGATCATTTTTACAAAATAGTGCCCTAGGCTTAGCTGCCTTAAATTCCAATCCTTTGCGAGCTGCGCAAAGTCCCTTGGGGCAGACACATCACAAAGCCAAAGCTAAACGCGTTATCTTTTTGTTCATGGCAGGAGGTCAGAGTCAGCTCGACCTCTTTGATCATAAACCAGAGCTACACAAACTCTTTAATACTAAATTGCCTCCATCGGTGAGTAATGGTCAGCGTGTTACACAAATGACCAAAGGCAAAGAACAGTTAATTCAACCGTCAAAATACAAGTTTGCTCAGCATGGCCAGAGTGGCACTTGGATGAGTGAACTGATGCCTCATCTTGCTAAGAAGGTGGACGATATCTGCATGATTAAATCCATGAATACCATTTCGATCAACCACGACCCAGGAAAAACTTTACTTTGTACGGGCGCCGAATTACCTGGACGTCCGAGCATTGGCTCATGGCTCAATTATGGTTTGGGTTCAGAGAATAAAAACTTACCTGGCAATATTGTCATGCCATCGGCTTTCTGGACGGGTGGTAAAGGAAATGTCCAAGCACTCTATAGCCGTTTATGGGGTAATGGATTTCTACCCTCTAAGCATCAGGGTACAGCTCTGCAGGCAGCAGGTGATCCCGTTCTCTTTTTATCAGACCCCAAGGGTGTGAGTCGCTCGACGCGTAGAATGATGCTCAACTCAATTGGCAAACTCAATCAAGCGGACTTTCAATCCATTGGCGACCCCGAAATTAAAGCGACTATTGCTCAGCAGGAACTGGCTTACCGCATGCAGGACTCGGTGCCTGAATTAGTCGATATCTCAAAAGAATCAAAAGCGACTTTGGATATGTATGGACCCGAAGTTCACAAGCAGGGCTCTTTTGCCCGCAACTGCTTATTAGCTCGTCGCATGGCGGAACGCGGTGTGCGCTTTATTCAGCTCTTCCACCGTGGCTGGGACCATCACAACACCTTACCTAAAAAGATTGAAGGTCAATGTTACGATGTGGATCAGGCCTCTGCAGCTTTAATTCAAGACCTCAAGCAACGCGGCATGTTGGAAGACACCATCGTAGTTTCCATCGGTGAATTTGGTCGCACAGTTTATGGCCAGGGTAAGCTTAATCGCGATAATTATGGACGAGATCACCATCCACGCTGTTTCTCTGCTTGGTTAGCTGGGGGCGGTTTTAAACCGGGGCTTAGTTATGGT
This window contains:
- a CDS encoding DUF1501 domain-containing protein, with product MLSRRSFLQNSALGLAALNSNPLRAAQSPLGQTHHKAKAKRVIFLFMAGGQSQLDLFDHKPELHKLFNTKLPPSVSNGQRVTQMTKGKEQLIQPSKYKFAQHGQSGTWMSELMPHLAKKVDDICMIKSMNTISINHDPGKTLLCTGAELPGRPSIGSWLNYGLGSENKNLPGNIVMPSAFWTGGKGNVQALYSRLWGNGFLPSKHQGTALQAAGDPVLFLSDPKGVSRSTRRMMLNSIGKLNQADFQSIGDPEIKATIAQQELAYRMQDSVPELVDISKESKATLDMYGPEVHKQGSFARNCLLARRMAERGVRFIQLFHRGWDHHNTLPKKIEGQCYDVDQASAALIQDLKQRGMLEDTIVVSIGEFGRTVYGQGKLNRDNYGRDHHPRCFSAWLAGGGFKPGLSYGETDEFSYNVVDKPVSVADLHATMLWQLGIDHHKLTFPFQGLDFKLTGVDPCDVVQGLVT
- a CDS encoding PSD1 and planctomycete cytochrome C domain-containing protein encodes the protein MKRLILSSLFIFTSIQAKEINFNQDIRPILSDRCFHCHGPDKHDRKKKLRLDIAEGDDGAYRVRRGRFGIVPGDLEKSTVWQRIITDDEDDIMPPLDSHKKQLTVKEKALIKQWIEEGAKYEGFWAFEEPKKSSLPKETPWSNHPVDLYALDKMKQEQLQPNQEADKRTLIRRVSFDLTGLPPTNEEIHTFINDKSPKAYENLVDRLLRKPQYGEHMSKYWLDLVRFADTNGRHHDHYRDMTPYRDWVIKSFNKNLNYADFMRYQVAGDLYENPTEDQLVASGFNRLHLIIDQGTAPPEESYTRNVIDRVTAVGTAFMGLTVQCALCHDHKYDPISQKDFFALFAFFNNFDGGPETGGRKGTDFKQGLQKPYIRLGEELARKEVNPTWIWKKGKVTTEKANFKKSFTLEKKPSQAFLQATCDNSFTIKINGKHLGQSKEWHKPLKKDVAKFLKLGENLIEVEASNIGNAGGFVAYLKAGDVDILSDASWQAQVPGQEWHAAVELKKHGSEPWKQVLDIKGEDNRRGAMVMKERKDIKPAHILIRGEYDNLGEVVERNTPEFLPPLKKEGEVASRMDLANWLVNDHPLTGRIAVNRFWQQLFGVGLVKTSEDFGAQGEVPSHPELLDYLTVYFQESNWDVKKIMKFMVMSKTYRQSSKAKEKSYTEDPENRLLARGSRYRMDSEMIRDQILAHSGLLSDKMYGKSVKPPQPDGMWKAVTMPYSYPKIYEADSGEAIYRRSVYTFWKRGMPPPQMSILNAPEREACIARRERTNTPLQALLLMNEPEFLKAQGHVARQVVAKKSLNDAQKLSYVYEKLTSRDINKKQVGQLKTLLEQLRDHYAKNPSDTKELANLLELKNNQAELAAWTLLVNSIYNLDIMKTRE